One genomic segment of Lysobacter sp. 5GHs7-4 includes these proteins:
- a CDS encoding bifunctional aspartate kinase/diaminopimelate decarboxylase, with protein MAEASRWVVLKFGGTSVSRRNRWDTIGRLASKRMHEDGVRVVVVVSALSGVTNELQAIASAPEGAQDDIAARVQALVERHRAFCAELDLDADTVLGERLAALQALAVDPRVAARALDWQAEVLAQGELLSSTIGTAYLRSQGHDFGWCDARDWLDAVSLPNQSAWARRLSVNCRREPDAQFAARFARQAAPMLLTQGFIARHDDGGTAILGRGGSDTSAAYFGALLKAQRVEIWTDVPGMFSANPREVPDARLLTRLDYAEAQEIATTGAKVLHPRSIAPCRDAGVPMAILDTERFDLPGTRIDASAATVPGVKAISRRNGIVLVSMESIGMWQQVGFLADVFERFKRHGLSIDLIGSSETNVTVSLDPSENLVNSNVLEALSADLAEVCRVKVIAPCAAVTLVGRGMRSLLHRLSDIWAAFGRERVHLISQSSNDLNLTFVIDEADADGLLPHLHHELIRGGAMPVRDDSVFGPSWREIAHGKPTRAPAWWRGESARLLEAASAGTPRYVYDLATVRERARSLRETASIDRCYYAIKANSHPDVLRAIADEGFGLECVSLGEIERVFETLPQLAPARVLFTPSFAPKREYVAAFARGVTVTLDSLEALQNWPEVFRDRTIWLRIDLGHGEGHHEKVRTGGVAAKFGLPMSRFDAFVEHARRLGVRIAGLHAHLGSGIDDPRHWRGVYAQLAGLADGIGTIETIDIGGGLPVAYTPEAREFDLAAWRDGLAEIKAAYPRYGLIVEPGRYLVAESGVLLLTVTQVVEKDGVRRVGGDAGMNALMRPAMYEAYHGIHNLSRLDDADSVAFDVVGPICESSDVLGRGRPLPRATAEGDVLLVADAGAYGMAMAHTYNLRALPAEQVLQEGDL; from the coding sequence GGGTAGTACTCAAGTTCGGCGGCACTTCGGTGTCCCGCCGCAACCGTTGGGACACCATCGGACGCCTCGCCTCCAAACGCATGCACGAGGACGGCGTACGCGTCGTGGTCGTGGTGTCGGCGCTGTCGGGCGTGACCAACGAACTGCAGGCGATCGCCAGCGCGCCGGAAGGCGCGCAGGACGACATCGCCGCACGCGTGCAGGCGCTGGTCGAACGCCATCGCGCGTTCTGCGCCGAACTCGACCTGGATGCCGACACCGTGCTGGGCGAGCGCCTGGCCGCGCTGCAGGCGCTGGCCGTGGATCCGCGCGTCGCCGCGCGCGCGCTGGACTGGCAGGCCGAGGTGCTGGCGCAGGGCGAGCTGCTGTCGTCGACGATCGGCACGGCCTACCTGCGCAGCCAGGGCCACGATTTCGGCTGGTGCGACGCGCGCGACTGGCTGGACGCGGTCTCGCTGCCCAACCAGAGTGCCTGGGCGCGGCGCCTGTCGGTGAACTGCCGGCGCGAGCCCGATGCGCAATTCGCCGCGCGCTTCGCCCGCCAGGCCGCGCCGATGCTGCTGACCCAGGGCTTCATCGCGCGCCACGACGATGGCGGTACGGCGATTCTCGGCCGTGGCGGTTCGGACACCTCGGCCGCCTACTTCGGCGCGCTGCTCAAGGCGCAGCGGGTCGAAATCTGGACCGACGTGCCCGGCATGTTCAGCGCCAATCCGCGCGAGGTGCCCGACGCGCGCCTGCTGACCCGCCTGGACTACGCCGAAGCGCAGGAAATCGCGACCACCGGCGCCAAGGTGCTGCATCCGCGCTCGATCGCGCCGTGCCGCGACGCCGGCGTGCCGATGGCGATCCTCGACACCGAGCGTTTCGATCTGCCCGGCACCCGCATCGACGCCAGCGCGGCGACCGTGCCGGGCGTCAAGGCGATCAGCCGCCGCAACGGCATCGTGCTGGTGTCGATGGAAAGCATCGGCATGTGGCAGCAGGTCGGCTTCCTGGCCGACGTGTTCGAGCGCTTCAAGCGCCACGGTCTGTCGATCGACCTGATCGGCTCGTCGGAAACCAACGTCACCGTATCGCTGGACCCCAGCGAGAACCTGGTCAACAGCAACGTGCTGGAAGCCTTGTCGGCCGACCTGGCCGAGGTGTGCAGGGTCAAGGTGATCGCGCCCTGCGCGGCGGTGACCCTGGTCGGCCGCGGCATGCGCTCGCTGCTGCACCGGCTGTCCGACATCTGGGCGGCGTTCGGGCGCGAGCGCGTGCATCTGATCTCGCAGTCCTCGAACGATCTCAACCTGACCTTCGTCATCGACGAGGCCGACGCCGACGGCCTGCTGCCGCATCTGCACCACGAACTGATCCGCGGCGGCGCGATGCCGGTGCGCGACGACAGCGTGTTCGGGCCGAGCTGGCGTGAGATCGCGCACGGCAAACCCACGCGCGCGCCGGCCTGGTGGCGCGGCGAAAGCGCGCGCCTGCTCGAAGCCGCATCGGCCGGTACGCCACGCTACGTCTACGACCTGGCGACGGTGCGCGAACGCGCGCGTTCGCTGCGCGAGACGGCCTCCATCGATCGCTGCTACTACGCGATCAAGGCCAACTCGCATCCGGACGTGCTGCGTGCGATCGCCGACGAAGGCTTCGGCCTAGAGTGCGTATCGCTGGGCGAGATCGAACGCGTGTTCGAGACTCTGCCGCAGCTCGCCCCGGCGCGCGTGCTGTTCACGCCCAGCTTCGCGCCCAAGCGCGAGTACGTCGCCGCGTTCGCGCGCGGCGTCACCGTCACGCTGGATAGCCTCGAAGCGCTGCAGAACTGGCCCGAGGTGTTCCGCGACCGCACGATCTGGCTGCGCATCGACCTGGGCCACGGCGAAGGCCACCACGAGAAGGTGCGTACCGGCGGCGTCGCCGCCAAGTTCGGCCTGCCGATGTCGCGTTTCGACGCCTTCGTCGAGCACGCGCGCCGTCTCGGCGTGCGCATCGCCGGCCTGCACGCCCACCTGGGCAGCGGCATCGACGATCCGCGCCACTGGCGCGGCGTGTACGCGCAGCTGGCCGGTCTGGCCGACGGCATCGGCACCATCGAGACCATCGACATCGGCGGCGGCCTGCCGGTCGCCTACACGCCGGAGGCGCGGGAGTTCGACCTCGCCGCCTGGCGCGACGGTCTGGCCGAGATCAAGGCCGCCTACCCGCGTTACGGCCTGATCGTCGAGCCCGGCCGCTATCTGGTCGCCGAGAGCGGCGTGCTGCTGCTGACCGTCACCCAGGTGGTCGAGAAGGACGGCGTGCGCCGGGTCGGCGGCGATGCCGGCATGAACGCGCTGATGCGTCCGGCCATGTACGAGGCCTATCACGGCATCCACAACCTCAGCCGCCTGGACGACGCCGACAGCGTCGCCTTCGACGTGGTAGGCCCGATCTGCGAAAGCAGCGACGTGCTCGGCCGCGGCCGCCCGTTGCCGCGCGCGACCGCCGAGGGCGATGTGCTGCTGGTCGCCGACGCCGGCGCTTACGGCATGGCGATGGCGCATACCTACAACCTGCGGGCGCTGCCCGCCGAGCAAGTTCTGCAAGAAGGTGATCTGTAA